The genomic region gtattcacacaggagagaaaccatatcagtgtgatgtcTGCAGCAAATCATTCACTCAAGGTTCTggtttaactagacacaaacaaattcatacaAGAAGGAAGCTAAATCCCTGTGGCATCTGTGATAAACCATTCTCTCCAGGTTGTGGTTTAACTAGTCATGAACATACTCAcacgggagagaaaccataccagtgtgatatctgtggtaaaaaaTTCTCTCGAAACATTAATTTAACCATACACATGCgaagtcatacaggagagaagccatatgagTGTGAAACCTGTGGTAAATCCTTTTCTCAGATAAGTAACTTGGCtatgcacaaacgtattcacacaggagagaaaccatatcactgtgacatttgtggtaaattattctcccAAAGTGGTGATTTAACTGTACATGTacgtgttcacacaggagagagaccgtataagtgtgatatctgtggtaaatcattctctcgaaaagATCGCTTAGGTGaacacaaacaaattcatatggggaagccatatcactgtgatgtctgtggtaaatcattttctcaaaatgatTGCTTAGCTGAACACAAGCAAAGTCATACACAAAAGAAGCCATAtctctgtgatatctgtggtaaat from Octopus bimaculoides isolate UCB-OBI-ISO-001 unplaced genomic scaffold, ASM119413v2 Scaffold_332166, whole genome shotgun sequence harbors:
- the LOC106883589 gene encoding endothelial zinc finger protein induced by tumor necrosis factor alpha codes for the protein MRSHTGEKPYECETCGKSFSQISNLAMHKRIHTGEKPYHCDICGKLFSQSGDLTVHVRVHTGERPYKCDICGKSFSRKDRLGEHKQIHMGKPYHCDVCGKSFSQNDCLAEHKQSHTQKKPYLCDICGKSFSRNGHLTSHIFTHTGEKPYQCVTCGKSFSRTSELTIHVRIHTGEKPYQCYICGDTFPQRIHLKKHACIHIQ